The Romeriopsis navalis LEGE 11480 genome contains a region encoding:
- a CDS encoding cobalt transporter, whose amino-acid sequence MKYLRRVTPLIAAVMFASPATIALGHAGHGDEFEATGGVGKVEVKPATDQQLGIQVQPITATADGKIMIPATAVVDANGKTLVFVKFKSFYEPVEVTTGQTEGELIEVTKNLSVDELLVTQGGLMLYAQSRKTAKSPATEAQPKATGAVATPKTEAEHQQAHAEGSDHDHEHVAAGLSKKKIAAAVGGVMAIVAVGAGAVVMLGRRKKGAAM is encoded by the coding sequence ATGAAGTATTTGCGCCGAGTTACGCCATTAATTGCTGCCGTGATGTTTGCTAGCCCTGCAACGATCGCACTGGGCCATGCGGGGCATGGGGATGAATTTGAAGCGACGGGTGGGGTAGGTAAGGTCGAAGTGAAGCCTGCTACGGATCAGCAGCTTGGTATTCAGGTCCAACCGATCACGGCTACGGCTGACGGTAAAATCATGATTCCAGCGACTGCTGTGGTTGATGCGAATGGCAAAACGCTAGTCTTTGTCAAGTTCAAATCCTTTTACGAGCCGGTGGAAGTCACCACGGGCCAGACCGAGGGTGAGCTGATTGAGGTCACGAAGAATTTATCCGTTGATGAACTGCTGGTGACGCAGGGTGGACTGATGCTTTACGCCCAGTCGCGCAAAACGGCTAAGTCCCCTGCAACGGAGGCACAACCCAAGGCGACTGGCGCCGTCGCAACGCCCAAAACTGAGGCTGAGCATCAGCAGGCTCACGCTGAGGGTAGCGATCATGACCATGAGCATGTTGCGGCGGGGCTATCGAAGAAAAAAATCGCCGCTGCCGTGGGTGGCGTTATGGCCATTGTTGCGGTTGGGGCTGGGGCCGTAGTGATGTTGGGTCGCCGGAAAAAGGGTGCTGCGATGTAG
- a CDS encoding DUF565 domain-containing protein produces MQDTRLNRLTNNVGARFMKWLRSPWRRSSLMLIGLLGGFFLGNVISTTAGQAAKLDVSIAALLIVVTEGISRLVYANKSKTPSLTGDIVNAIKIGVTYSLFLEAFKLGS; encoded by the coding sequence ATGCAAGACACTCGTCTGAATCGTCTGACAAATAATGTTGGCGCGCGGTTTATGAAATGGTTGCGTAGCCCGTGGCGGCGATCGTCGCTGATGTTGATTGGGTTGTTGGGCGGCTTTTTCCTCGGCAACGTGATCTCGACTACGGCGGGTCAGGCGGCTAAGCTGGATGTGTCGATCGCGGCGCTGCTGATTGTCGTGACGGAAGGGATTAGTCGTCTTGTTTATGCCAATAAGAGCAAGACCCCTTCGTTGACCGGTGATATTGTGAATGCGATTAAGATTGGTGTGACCTATAGTTTGTTTCTCGAAGCCTTTAAGCTCGGTAGTTAG
- a CDS encoding Uma2 family endonuclease, protein MVQTRGITHTELMQLSCENPQLRFERNSNGRLVTIPPTGGISGNRELKTGAKLLLWVEDNDLGEVF, encoded by the coding sequence ATGGTTCAAACTCGTGGCATCACCCACACAGAACTCATGCAACTCAGCTGCGAGAACCCACAACTCCGGTTCGAGCGCAATTCCAATGGGCGTTTAGTCACCATACCCCCAACTGGCGGAATTTCTGGCAATCGTGAACTCAAGACTGGCGCAAAATTATTGCTCTGGGTTGAAGACAATGACCTCGGCGAAGTTTTTTAG
- a CDS encoding Uma2 family endonuclease — MTSAKFFSSSTGFTPPNGAIKSPDAAFVAKGRLPEDWDQGTDEFIQLAPDFLIEIRSHTDSLSKLQEKMREYIESGVH; from the coding sequence ATGACCTCGGCGAAGTTTTTTAGCTCTAGTACCGGATTTACACCACCCAATGGAGCCATCAAATCGCCCGATGCCGCTTTTGTCGCTAAAGGCCGTTTACCCGAGGATTGGGATCAAGGCACAGACGAATTTATCCAGCTAGCACCAGACTTTCTGATCGAGATTCGATCGCATACTGATAGCCTCAGCAAACTCCAGGAAAAAATGCGGGAGTACATTGAGTCAGGAGTACATTGA
- a CDS encoding Uma2 family endonuclease, which yields MSQEYIEQGIQLGWLVDRQNRCAYVYRADGAITQHPETTTLSGEEVVPGFTLRLNRRLSAQWR from the coding sequence TTGAGTCAGGAGTACATTGAGCAAGGCATCCAACTCGGGTGGTTGGTCGATCGCCAAAACCGTTGTGCTTATGTTTACCGGGCAGATGGTGCGATAACGCAACATCCAGAAACCACAACATTATCGGGCGAGGAGGTTGTGCCAGGATTTACGCTGCGGCTCAATCGGCGACTGTCGGCTCAGTGGCGCTAA
- the tsaD gene encoding tRNA (adenosine(37)-N6)-threonylcarbamoyltransferase complex transferase subunit TsaD: MLKKDTAIQSEHYQQMATVLAIETSCDETSVAIVKNRHVLSNVVASQIKTHAQYGGVVPEVASRQHVEAVNILIEQALSEAGLGWDGIDAIAGTCAPGLIGALLVGLTAAKTLSMLYQKPFIGVHHLEGHIYASYLSNPELQPPFLCLLVSGGHTSLIHVKACGDYVVLGKTRDDAAGEAFDKVARLMQLGYPGGPIIDKLAKDGNPRAFELPEGKISLPEGRGFHPYDSSFSGLKTAMLRLIQKLEVTEDPLPVADLAASFQYTVAKALTKRAIRCALDHGLTTIAVGGGVAANSGLRSQLQTAATAQGLNVLFPPLKYCTDNAAMIACAAVEHFDKDHRSALNLAAQSRLSVDRVMELYV, translated from the coding sequence ATGCTGAAGAAAGACACAGCAATTCAATCAGAACACTATCAGCAAATGGCAACGGTCTTAGCAATTGAAACAAGTTGTGACGAAACCTCGGTGGCGATCGTCAAGAATCGTCATGTTCTGAGTAACGTCGTTGCTTCACAGATTAAAACCCATGCCCAGTATGGTGGGGTCGTGCCCGAGGTGGCTTCGCGGCAGCATGTCGAAGCGGTGAATATTTTGATTGAGCAAGCGCTCAGTGAAGCGGGATTGGGATGGGATGGGATCGATGCGATTGCTGGGACCTGTGCCCCAGGCTTAATCGGTGCGCTGCTGGTGGGCCTGACGGCGGCCAAAACCCTGTCGATGCTGTATCAGAAGCCGTTTATCGGCGTGCATCACCTCGAAGGTCATATTTATGCGAGTTATCTGAGTAATCCCGAGTTGCAACCACCATTTTTGTGTTTGCTGGTTTCCGGTGGCCATACCAGCTTGATTCATGTGAAAGCCTGTGGTGACTATGTCGTGCTGGGTAAGACCCGAGATGATGCGGCGGGGGAAGCCTTTGATAAAGTGGCCCGGCTGATGCAGCTGGGGTATCCCGGTGGGCCGATTATCGACAAGCTGGCAAAGGATGGCAATCCACGGGCCTTTGAGTTGCCGGAAGGGAAGATCTCGTTGCCCGAGGGCCGGGGTTTCCATCCCTATGACTCCAGCTTTAGTGGGTTGAAGACGGCGATGTTGCGTCTGATCCAGAAGCTAGAGGTAACTGAGGATCCCTTGCCGGTGGCGGATTTGGCCGCAAGTTTCCAGTACACCGTCGCCAAGGCGCTAACCAAACGGGCGATTCGATGCGCGTTGGATCATGGATTGACCACAATTGCGGTGGGGGGTGGTGTGGCGGCTAACAGTGGGTTGCGATCGCAATTGCAAACTGCGGCCACAGCTCAAGGTCTAAATGTGCTATTTCCACCGCTGAAATACTGCACTGATAATGCCGCGATGATCGCCTGTGCTGCCGTTGAGCATTTTGACAAAGACCATCGATCGGCCTTAAATCTGGCCGCGCAGTCTCGTTTAAGTGTCGATCGGGTCATGGAGCTATACGTTTAG
- a CDS encoding Photosystem I reaction center subunit III, whose protein sequence is MRRLLALVFSVMLWFGFVSADPAHALYDNLKPCKDVPAFMNRASTSQGGDVANRIDFYANKANLLCGEEGLPHLIIDNPAHAGEFIIPGVMFLYIAGWIGWVGRAYLQAIKKSGKAEEQEIIINVPLAVGCMLTGFAWPLAAFGEFSSGKMLANDEDVTVSPR, encoded by the coding sequence ATGCGACGATTGTTGGCTCTTGTTTTTTCTGTCATGCTCTGGTTCGGGTTCGTCTCTGCTGACCCGGCACACGCCCTGTATGACAACTTGAAGCCCTGTAAAGATGTACCCGCATTCATGAATCGGGCCAGCACTTCACAAGGCGGCGATGTGGCTAACCGCATCGACTTCTACGCGAACAAGGCAAATTTACTCTGCGGTGAAGAGGGTCTCCCTCACTTAATCATCGATAACCCGGCTCACGCCGGCGAATTCATCATTCCAGGTGTGATGTTCCTATACATCGCTGGTTGGATTGGTTGGGTTGGCCGTGCTTACTTGCAGGCGATCAAAAAGTCTGGCAAGGCTGAAGAGCAAGAAATCATCATCAACGTGCCGCTGGCAGTCGGTTGCATGTTGACTGGTTTTGCTTGGCCTTTAGCAGCATTCGGTGAGTTCAGCAGCGGCAAGATGCTGGCGAACGACGAGGACGTCACTGTATCGCCTCGCTAA
- the psaJ gene encoding photosystem I reaction center subunit IX has product MGKFLTTAPVLFMGWLTITAGILIEFNRFFPDLLAHPL; this is encoded by the coding sequence ATGGGTAAATTTTTGACGACAGCCCCGGTGCTGTTTATGGGTTGGTTGACAATTACGGCGGGGATTTTGATTGAATTCAATCGCTTCTTCCCTGACCTCCTTGCACATCCTTTGTAA